From the Maniola jurtina chromosome Z, ilManJurt1.1, whole genome shotgun sequence genome, one window contains:
- the LOC123880756 gene encoding dnaJ homolog subfamily C member 11, with amino-acid sequence MDEEGESILLEDNYYQLLNVSKTATPEEINSAYRRFSRIFHPDKHSTDPNKQKWAEQIFNKVKEAYEVLSDSHKRAIYDTLGKRGLEVDGWEVIFRTRTPREIREEYERLKREREERRLQQSANPRGTITLSINATDMFMKYYDEYDILEDSAIIPSIEVSGMTIQQSIDAPVTLRNTVTLSGNISTQNGTGIGSLTMSNRHLTSERGWTELECGIGNGPVFGFKIFRTISRLMFVNCGTGLQFTSRGIVPTFVSTMALQLDAHSVGYLTYRAGGQGGSSMTSTYVRDSEKYHLNTAVQIGNPHSFISFNFMRKLPQHDLKLRLALKFGTFGAIAEYGAEKKVSQNSSVSAAVMLGIPSGVMLKLKWSCSSQTVVLPIHLCEEVIPAPVFYATVVPMVSWLILKKAVLDPIARERRERERQRSMEANFERLQEMQRQARATIELMRETYSRIRSDEEKKKGLVIIRALYGKLPAGATAHEISSEQAGDAASPDSPLPYADVIDVTIPIQCLIKDSRLELLEASKSELPGFYDPCVGDDKHLTVKYFFHSNLHCCTVSDSQALVLPRNNHRIKNRS; translated from the exons ATGGACGAAGAAGGTGAAAGTATTTTACTAGAAGATAATTACTATCAGTTACTTAATGTATCTAAAACG GCTACTCCGGAAGAGATAAACAGTGCGTACCGTCGCTTCTCACGCATCTTTCACCCAGATAAGCACAGCACAGATCCCAACAAGCAGAAATGGGCTGAACAAATATTCAACAAAGTGAAGGAGGCCTATGAAGTGCTCTCAGATTCACACAAAAGGGCAATTTATGATACCCTTG GAAAAAGAGGATTAGAAGTAGATGGGTGGGAAGTGATATTCCGGACCCGTACACCACGGGAGATTAGAGAGgaatatgaaag actAAAGAGGGAACGAGAAGAGAGAAGGTTGCAACAGAGCGCAAACCCAAGAGGCACCATAACACTTTCTATCAATGCAACAGATATGTTCATGAAGTATTATGATGAATATGACATTTT ggAAGATTCAGCCATAATTCCTAGTATCGAAGTGTCTGGTATGACAATCCAGCAGTCTATAGACGCTCCGGTCACATTGAGGAACACTGTCACTTTATCAGGGAACATTTCTACACAGAATGGCACAG GTATAGGTTCACTAACTATGTCCAACAGACATCTAACCTCCGAAAGAGGATGGACTGAGCTGGAATGTGGAATAGGAAATGGCCCGGTCTTTGGGTTCAAGATATTCAGGACCATATCTAGGCTTATGTTTGTTAACTGCGGAACTGGATTGCAGTTTACTTCTAGAGGgattgtacctacttttgtaTCAA cAATGGCCTTACAACTAGATGCTCACTCAGTGGGTTACTTGACATACAGAGCGGGAGGCCAAGGAGGTTCCTCTATGACTTCTACATATGTGAGGGATTCGGAGAAATACCATTTGAATACTGCAGTACAAATAGGAAACCCTCATTCCTTcatatcatttaattttatgagGAAGTTGCCACAGCATGACTTGAAGTTACGTCTGGCTCTAAA ATTCGGCACTTTCGGCGCGATCGCCGAGTACGGGGCAGAAAAAAAGGTGTCTCAAAACAGCAGTGTGTCGGCAGCAGTCATGCTTGGCATACCCAGCGGGGTTATGCTCAAACTTAA ATGGTCATGTTCTTCACAAACCGTAGTGCTGCCAATACACCTGTGCGAGGAGGTTATCCCCGCGCCGGTGTTCTATGCCACCGTGGTGCCCATGGTGTCGTGGCTGATACTGAAGAAGGCCGTACTGGACCCCATCGCGCGCGAGCGGCGCGAGAGGGAGCGCCAGAGGTCTATGGAGGCCAACTTTGAAAG GCTACAAGAAATGCAGAGGCAAGCTAGAGCAACCATCGAGCTCATGAGggaaacatattctagaataaGAAGCGACGAAGAAAAGAAGAAAGGACTGGTCATCATTAGAGCGCTGTACGGAAAGTTGCCTGCAG gtgCAACAGCTCACGAAATAAGCTCGGAGCAGGCAGGCGACGCTGCGTCTCCAGACAGCCCACTTCCTTATGCTGATGTGATAGATGTTACAATACCAATACAGTGCCTCATCAAAGACTCACGGCTCGAACTTTTGGAAGCTAGCAAG TCGGAGCTGCCGGGTTTCTACGACCCGTGCGTGGGCGACGACAAGCACCTCACAGTCAAGTACTTCTTCCACAGCAACCTCCATTGCTGTACCGTGTCTGACTCACAGGCTTTAGTACTGCCACGCAACA ATCATCGAATAAAGAATAGATCCTGA